A window of the Scandinavium goeteborgense genome harbors these coding sequences:
- a CDS encoding putative T6SS immunity periplasmic lipoprotein, translated as MVNNLKLNFSYLFLLSSISFLLTGCPGVGDRLTPDETTTVELIDGSVCFLIDNPRDYQPQDIGINPRGVPLKEKKFILEPDLTISDGKLCVPPAFYNFPKNGKFIAEYILASNVSGNNTRKFVVGIGIANGHVYNFPLTSGEITRPSISIKK; from the coding sequence ATGGTGAATAATCTAAAGTTAAATTTTTCGTATTTATTCTTGTTATCCAGTATTAGCTTTCTGCTTACTGGATGTCCAGGCGTCGGAGATCGACTAACTCCTGATGAGACAACGACTGTCGAGTTGATAGATGGGAGTGTTTGCTTCCTCATAGATAATCCACGTGATTATCAACCCCAAGATATAGGTATAAATCCGCGGGGCGTTCCATTAAAAGAAAAAAAATTTATTCTCGAACCTGATTTGACTATTTCTGACGGAAAACTATGTGTTCCTCCTGCGTTTTATAATTTTCCAAAAAATGGAAAGTTTATTGCTGAATATATTCTGGCATCAAATGTGTCTGGTAATAATACCAGGAAATTTGTCGTAGGTATAGGTATTGCAAATGGTCATGTTTATAACTTTCCTTTGACTAGTGGCGAAATTACCAGGCCATCAATTTCAATAAAAAAATAG
- a CDS encoding putative T6SS immunity periplasmic lipoprotein, with the protein MRLDETAKVNRIGDNVCMNIDDGGGYQPAIISINPRGTPSKEQAFVDNPSLSIKSDQLCIPPSFYHFLDNGKYIVDFVLTSERNVDEPRKFVVGVGVNHSQFYNFPLTDREIARPYGTIEVPEE; encoded by the coding sequence ATGCGCTTAGATGAAACTGCAAAGGTGAACAGAATAGGTGATAATGTTTGCATGAATATTGATGATGGGGGAGGTTATCAGCCTGCGATTATATCGATAAATCCAAGAGGAACACCTTCGAAAGAGCAAGCGTTCGTTGATAATCCATCACTTTCGATAAAATCTGATCAATTATGTATTCCTCCATCGTTTTATCATTTTTTGGATAATGGGAAATATATCGTTGACTTCGTCTTGACCTCTGAACGAAATGTCGATGAACCAAGAAAGTTTGTTGTTGGTGTAGGCGTTAATCATAGTCAATTTTATAATTTTCCACTCACTGATCGTGAAATAGCAAGACCTTACGGAACAATTGAAGTTCCAGAGGAGTGA
- a CDS encoding putative T6SS immunity periplasmic lipoprotein: protein MVKIEKRHSLLPSILFSVSLLTLTGCPWGGMRYYPTETTRVLKKDNSLCFSILDSKNYQPVFIAINFRSVPTKERKFIDPPKLRLTDSQLCLPPSYYHFPDTSKEPFVIEFVLQSQDEKNHPRSFVTAIEMINGRAQNVSLTEQEFDQYQSER from the coding sequence ATGGTGAAAATTGAGAAACGGCATTCACTATTACCATCTATATTATTTTCTGTTTCTCTTTTAACATTAACGGGATGTCCGTGGGGAGGTATGAGATATTACCCTACAGAAACAACTCGTGTTTTGAAGAAGGATAATTCACTTTGTTTTTCTATTTTAGACAGTAAAAATTATCAGCCAGTTTTTATCGCAATCAATTTCAGAAGCGTGCCAACGAAAGAAAGAAAATTCATTGACCCGCCTAAATTACGCCTTACAGATAGTCAATTGTGTTTGCCTCCCTCCTACTATCATTTTCCTGATACATCAAAGGAACCTTTTGTTATTGAATTTGTTTTACAATCCCAGGATGAAAAAAATCATCCTAGAAGTTTTGTTACTGCAATTGAAATGATCAACGGCAGGGCTCAAAACGTATCTTTGACGGAACAAGAGTTCGACCAATATCAATCTGAACGCTAA
- a CDS encoding type IV secretion protein Rhs: MIDETQDQDKIKEGGLRLLTTGEINLARSVFASTIEYPKVWIHKDSYVPFNLQNENTAMTPNGELYFRTGLYRDDFSQTLDNFQHLFIHEISHVWQRARGMNVIGRGLISWLVSYRYTLDGRLLSEYPMEQQAQIIADNFILRTHGYYGWQKLRGLETVTLDGNTSESFIREMYQKSLRGFPW, from the coding sequence ATGATTGACGAAACACAGGATCAAGACAAAATAAAAGAAGGCGGTCTCAGACTGCTGACTACCGGTGAAATCAACTTGGCGAGATCTGTTTTTGCTTCCACCATCGAGTACCCAAAGGTCTGGATCCATAAAGACAGCTATGTGCCTTTTAATTTGCAGAATGAAAATACAGCGATGACGCCAAATGGTGAGCTGTATTTCCGTACCGGGCTTTACAGAGATGATTTTTCTCAGACGCTCGATAATTTCCAGCATTTATTTATTCATGAAATAAGCCACGTCTGGCAACGAGCCAGAGGAATGAATGTTATTGGTCGGGGATTGATAAGTTGGCTGGTCAGCTATCGCTATACATTAGACGGACGTCTGTTAAGTGAATACCCGATGGAGCAGCAGGCGCAGATCATTGCAGATAATTTTATTTTGCGGACTCATGGATATTATGGCTGGCAGAAACTAAGAGGCTTGGAGACCGTTACATTGGATGGAAATACTTCTGAATCGTTTATTCGTGAAATGTATCAGAAGTCATTGAGAGGATTTCCATGGTGA